The Lycium ferocissimum isolate CSIRO_LF1 unplaced genomic scaffold, AGI_CSIRO_Lferr_CH_V1 ctg19369, whole genome shotgun sequence genome has a segment encoding these proteins:
- the LOC132042943 gene encoding uncharacterized protein LOC132042943, producing the protein MRYVEPVKKSCSLSGSVMITGRKLRTSGNDPTFLKQSENGKKARASDKGGFRHTSGATSHEDVRMKLTLERGQEVPQDEVFKITHTRKAKNADGTDQWIEPRAQQTYTEFQQHKLEYCASQPAGTSMTNEIIL; encoded by the exons ATGCGTTACGTAGAGCCCGTCAAAAAGTCCTGCAGCCTAAGTGGATCCGTGATGATAACTGGAAGAAAGCTACGCACTTCGGGCAACGATCCGACGTTTTTAAAGCAAAGCGAAAATGGGAAGAAGGCCAGGGCGTCAGATAAGGGTGGATTTCGACACACTAGTGGGGCCACCAGCCATGAGGACGTTAGGATGAAGCTG ACGCTCGAGAGGGGTCAGGAAGTACCTCAAGATGAAGTCTTCAAGATTACTCACACAAGGAAGGCGAAGAATGCCGATGGTACGGACCAATGGATTGAGCCTAGGGCTCAGCAAACCTAT ACCGAGTTTCAACAACACAAGTTGGAATATTGTGCCAGTCAGCCAGCCGGGACGTCGATGACTAATGAGATAATTCTTTGA